The following coding sequences are from one Diabrotica virgifera virgifera chromosome 2, PGI_DIABVI_V3a window:
- the LOC126879892 gene encoding vesicular inhibitory amino acid transporter, whose translation MNRLGQIRLPPLSAAVNVANQIRRQILPSNRLPDDPSESERERVHFAQVPTQNQVNHGGVDEHHEMSNMNMKGTNPFLSNDTSNYQNQQEDSNFSNAYQRQQSRMSSVDFSEGSDFVEGRTVSKINEYQAAWNVTNAIQGMFIVSLPFAVLKGGYWAIAAMIGVAYICCYTGKILVECLYEFDVQTGKQIRVRDSYVAIAKECFGKKYGSKIVSIAQVIELLMTCILYVVVCGDLMIGTFPDGDIDTRSWMMLVGIFLIPLGFLKSLKSVSVLSFWCTMSHILINAIILGYCLLYIGDWGWRKVKWSVDWENFPINLGVIVFSYTSQIFLPTLEGNMEDPSKFQWMLDWSHVWAAVFKSLFGYLCFLTFQNDTQQVITNNLPSAGFKGLVNICLVIKALLSYPLPYYAACELLERSFFRGKPKTPFNSIWAVDGELKVWGLAWRVAVVVFTILMACFIPHFSILMGFIGSFTGTMLSFIWPCYFHLKLKREGLDSKGVALDYFIISLGFFFGFIGMYDSGRALIKAFAIGLPF comes from the exons ATGAACCGACTAGGGCAAATCCGTCTTCCTCCTCTATCCGCTGCCGTTAATGTAGCTAATCAGATTCGAAGACAAATTTTGCCGTCTAACAGACTCCCAGATGACCCTTCTGAATCTGAGAGAGAAAGGGTACATTTTGCCCAAGTTCCTACTCAAAATCAAGTCAATCATGGAGGTGTCGACGAACATCATGAGATGAGCAATATGAACATGAAAGGAACCAATCCGTTTCTTAGCAATGATACTAGTAACTATCAAAATCAGCAAGAAGATAGCAATTTTAGTAATGCATATCAGAGACAGCAAAGTAGGATGTCATCTGTTGATTTTTCGGAAGGGTCCGATTTTGTGGAAGGAAGAACCGTGTCTAAAATCAATGAGTATCAGGCAGCTTGGAATGTTACGAATGCAATACAG GGTATGTTCATCGTATCTCTGCCTTTCGCCGTTCTAAAAGGTGGATACTGGGCCATCGCAGCAATGATAGGTGTAGCGTATATTTGTTGCTACACCGGCAAAATCCTTGTCGAATGCCTTTACGAATTCGACGTACAAACGGGCAAGCAGATCAGAGTTAGAGATTCATACGTGGCTATCGCAAAAGAGTGTTTCGGGAAAAAATATGGAAGTAAGATTGTCAGTATAGCCCAGGTTATAGAACTGCTTATGACGTGCATACTGTACGTTGTTGTTTGTGGGGATTTGATGATAGGAACTTTTCCCGATGGGGATATagatactcgatcttggatgatGCTCGTTGGAATTTTTCTGATTCCTTTAG GTTTTCTTAAATCACTAAAAAGCGTAAGTGTCCTATCGTTCTGGTGTACAATGTCCCATATTCTCATTAATGCCATCATTCTGGGATATTGTCTTCTGTACATTGGTGATTGGGGCTGGAGGAAAGTCAAATGGTCTGTCGACTGGGAGAACTTCCCCATCAATCTAGGAGTGATCGTTTTTTCGTATACATCGCAAATTTTCCTCCCTACTCTAGAAGGTAACATGGAAGACCCAAGCAAATTTCAATGGATGCTGGATTGGTCCCACGTATGGGCAGCTGTATTCAAATCACTGTTTGGATATCTATGTTTTTTGACGTTTCAAAACGATACTCAGCAAGTTATAACAAACAACTTACCTTCTGCTGGATTTAAAGGACTTGTTAACATCTGTCTTGTTATCAAAGCTCTTTTGAGTTATCCGCTTCCGTATTATGCAGCTTGTGAATTGCTAGAAAGATCATTTTTTAGAG GTAAACCTAAAACTCCCTTCAACTCTATTTGGGCTGTAGATGGTGAACTGAAGGTCTGGGGCCTGGCTTGGAGGGTAGCAGTAGTTGTATTTACAATTTTGATGGCGTGCTTCATCCCACACTTTTCAATTCTAATGGGTTTCATAGGTAGTTTTACAGGTACGATGTTAAGTTTTATATGGCCTTGTTATTTCCATCTGAAATTAAAACGGGAAGGTTTGGATTCCAAAGGAGTAGCTCTGGATTATTTTATCATATCTCTAGGATTCTTCTTTGGATTTATCGGTATGTATGACTCTGGGAGAGCTTTGATTAAAGCTTTTGCCATTGGCCTTCCATTCTAG